A single genomic interval of Microbacterium hydrocarbonoxydans harbors:
- the lnt gene encoding apolipoprotein N-acyltransferase, translating into MSRMPEPRARQRPLLPLALALPVAAAAALLMDLSYPDVAAWVLAFPATALLLLALIGRRAGGAFLVGAVYGVLFFGLLVSWTSRYLGPIPWAALSVLEGLLTAVALILITLAYRWVPRALPQRWARLILLPVVVSALWVGRELFVGSWPYGGFPWARLGMSQAESPLASVTSWVGVSGLSFLMVFFVALVIELVRDRGWRRPWALVAPALVAVALLFTPLFPTTASGSMRIAAVQGNGPSGYFDQRERYSVIQAQTDATEPLYGEDVDLLVWPEGSVDSDPFLSESLARRLSLVSTRIDAPLLANAATERGGLFYNTSMLWTSEGPTGQIHDKRHPVPFGEYVPDRPFFNALAPDLIGLLQRDYTPGSNDPIVEVGGVPVGLAICFDVIYDDVITAGVREGAQVLVLQTNNADFRGTDENLQQLAFARMRAMETGRSVVNISTVGTSQIIRPDGSTVSSLDAGKAGALLEDVELRSGLTAGVVLGPWIQQILMWGGVGALAFGWLRARRR; encoded by the coding sequence ATGAGTCGGATGCCTGAACCGCGCGCTCGACAGCGCCCACTGCTGCCCCTGGCGCTCGCGCTCCCCGTCGCCGCGGCGGCCGCGCTCCTCATGGATCTCTCCTACCCGGATGTCGCCGCGTGGGTGCTGGCGTTCCCGGCGACCGCGCTGCTGCTCCTCGCGCTGATCGGGCGCCGGGCCGGCGGAGCATTCCTCGTCGGCGCCGTCTACGGGGTGCTCTTCTTCGGCCTCCTCGTGTCCTGGACATCGCGCTACCTCGGCCCGATCCCGTGGGCGGCGCTGAGCGTCCTCGAAGGGCTGCTCACGGCAGTCGCCCTGATCCTGATCACTCTCGCGTACCGCTGGGTTCCGCGGGCGCTGCCACAGCGGTGGGCCCGGCTCATCCTGCTGCCCGTCGTCGTCTCGGCCCTGTGGGTGGGACGGGAGCTGTTCGTCGGCTCGTGGCCCTACGGCGGCTTCCCGTGGGCACGGCTGGGGATGAGCCAAGCGGAGAGCCCGCTCGCCTCGGTCACCTCCTGGGTGGGCGTCAGCGGGCTCAGCTTTCTCATGGTGTTCTTCGTGGCGCTCGTCATCGAACTCGTGCGCGATCGTGGGTGGCGACGCCCCTGGGCTCTGGTCGCCCCGGCCCTGGTCGCAGTGGCGCTGCTGTTCACACCGCTTTTTCCGACGACCGCCAGCGGCTCGATGCGAATCGCTGCGGTGCAGGGCAATGGCCCCAGCGGCTATTTCGACCAGCGCGAACGCTACTCGGTCATCCAGGCGCAGACCGACGCTACGGAGCCCCTCTACGGCGAGGACGTCGACCTGCTCGTGTGGCCGGAGGGTTCCGTCGACTCGGATCCGTTCCTCTCGGAGTCGCTGGCTCGGCGCCTCTCCCTCGTCTCCACTCGGATCGACGCGCCGCTGCTCGCCAACGCGGCGACCGAGCGCGGTGGTCTTTTCTACAACACGTCGATGCTGTGGACCAGTGAGGGTCCCACCGGACAGATCCACGACAAACGCCATCCGGTACCGTTCGGGGAGTACGTGCCGGACCGTCCGTTCTTCAATGCGTTGGCTCCCGACCTGATCGGGCTTCTGCAGCGCGATTACACCCCTGGATCGAACGACCCGATCGTGGAGGTCGGCGGCGTGCCTGTCGGTCTGGCGATCTGCTTCGACGTCATCTACGACGATGTCATCACCGCCGGGGTGCGCGAGGGCGCACAGGTTCTCGTGCTCCAGACGAACAACGCCGACTTCCGAGGCACCGACGAGAACCTGCAGCAGCTCGCGTTCGCGCGGATGCGCGCCATGGAGACGGGGCGGAGCGTGGTCAACATCTCGACCGTCGGCACCAGCCAGATCATCCGACCCGACGGGTCGACGGTCTCGAGCCTGGATGCGGGAAAGGCCGGAGCACTGCTCGAAGATGTCGAGCTGCGCTCCGGCCTGACAGCCGGCGTCGTCCTCGGTCCCTGGATCCAGCAGATCCTGATGTGGGGCGGAGTGGGCGCGCTCGCATTCGGGTGGTTGCGCGCCCGGAGGCGCTAG
- a CDS encoding glycerophosphodiester phosphodiesterase family protein, translating into MTHPYFEKARHPRVLAHRGLITAAGEDSGVWENSAAAFAAAHAAGAEYIETDCQVTADGDVVLFHDATLQRLTGDPRAVAAVRTRELAEIFADHGGLLTVADALSAFPTTRFNIDVKTPAAVAPLGPLLVDHTHRVLLTSFSDANRRAAMASVLRAGADIPPAASAGSRTIAAVRALSAAHLSPARVLRGVDALQIPERHRGVRVLTGSLLRAAHRHGVEVHVWTVNDPDDMRRLVALGVDGIVSDRADLALATLAV; encoded by the coding sequence GTGACGCACCCCTACTTCGAGAAAGCACGCCACCCCCGAGTCCTCGCCCACCGCGGTCTGATCACCGCGGCAGGCGAGGACTCCGGCGTGTGGGAGAACTCCGCAGCCGCGTTCGCCGCGGCGCACGCGGCCGGGGCCGAGTACATCGAGACCGACTGCCAGGTCACGGCCGACGGTGATGTCGTCCTGTTCCACGACGCCACCCTGCAGCGTCTGACCGGGGACCCGCGTGCCGTCGCGGCCGTGCGCACCCGAGAGCTCGCCGAGATCTTCGCCGATCACGGCGGGCTGCTCACAGTCGCGGATGCGCTGTCGGCGTTCCCGACGACGCGCTTCAACATCGACGTCAAGACTCCCGCCGCCGTCGCACCGCTCGGTCCTCTCCTGGTCGACCACACCCACCGTGTGCTGCTGACGAGCTTCTCCGACGCGAACCGTCGCGCCGCCATGGCCTCGGTGCTCCGCGCGGGTGCGGACATCCCCCCGGCGGCATCCGCAGGAAGCCGCACCATCGCGGCGGTCCGCGCGCTGTCCGCCGCCCACCTCTCCCCCGCCCGGGTGCTGCGTGGTGTCGATGCGCTCCAGATCCCCGAGCGCCACCGCGGAGTCAGGGTGCTCACCGGGTCGCTCCTCCGCGCCGCGCACCGACACGGTGTCGAGGTGCACGTCTGGACGGTCAACGACCCCGACGACATGCGGCGACTCGTAGCTCTCGGTGTCGACGGCATCGTGTCCGACCGCGCCGACCTCGCGCTCGCGACTCTGGCCGTCTGA
- a CDS encoding NfeD family protein, which translates to MDNFATFVQFIDQWAWIGWLILIALFLVIEMLTLDFTFLMLSFGSAVGLVTDFVGIPVWVQVLIAAAAAGLFILFLRPPLIKRLHRGEDPTKSNVDALLDLRGTALQDITQISGQVKLSNGDTWTARTAGPVPIPQGSPIAVIAINGATATVRPVND; encoded by the coding sequence ATGGACAACTTCGCGACATTCGTACAGTTCATCGACCAATGGGCATGGATCGGGTGGCTGATCCTGATCGCCCTGTTCCTCGTGATCGAGATGCTCACCCTCGACTTCACCTTCCTGATGCTCAGCTTCGGCAGCGCAGTGGGGCTCGTCACGGATTTCGTGGGGATCCCGGTGTGGGTCCAGGTCCTCATCGCGGCGGCCGCCGCAGGACTCTTCATCCTGTTCCTGCGCCCACCGCTGATCAAGCGGCTGCATCGTGGCGAGGACCCCACGAAGTCCAACGTCGATGCACTCCTCGATCTGCGGGGCACCGCACTGCAGGACATCACGCAGATCTCGGGCCAGGTCAAGCTCAGCAACGGCGACACCTGGACCGCCCGCACCGCCGGCCCCGTGCCGATCCCTCAGGGATCTCCGATCGCGGTCATCGCGATCAACGGCGCGACAGCAACCGTCCGTCCCGTCAACGACTAG
- a CDS encoding DEAD/DEAH box helicase produces the protein MSSPSERYAAAREAAGHPETVAFAARQKFELDPFQVEGCHALEEGQSVLVAAPTGAGKTIVGEFAIHLAMQTPRDKAFYTTPMKALSNQKFRELVDVYGADDVGLLTGDTNINGNARIVVMTTEVLRNMIYADSAALRDLRYVVMDEVHYLADRFRGAVWEEVIIHLPQHVRLVSLSATVSNAEEFGDWLDTVRGGTEVIVSEIRPVPLEQHVLVRDDLLPLFDDRAGIATAQVNQELMRIRSFTGSNYDNNRSAQEYRSNRHAGRQAQRPPRGGRRPVRSANVRRIERMDRPDVVRLLEQANLLPAIFFIFSRVGCDAAVQQVRRSGVRLTTTEERAEIRALVEDRTRSLQDEDLGVLGYWEWLENLERGVAAHHAGMLPAFKEVVEDLFKRKLVKVVFATETLALGINMPARTVVLEKMEKFNGEARVAITSGEYTQLTGRAGRRGIDVEGHAVVQWTEGMDPQAVAALASRRTYPLNSSFRPTYNMAVNLIDLFGKPRARQILESSFAQFQADRAVVGLARQVREAEQSLDGYKAAMVCDHGDFLDYASIRRELSDLEKKNRQDSNAPRASRDKRMKQIQSLRTRMQRHGCHRCPDREAHARWAERYWKLKRQTDRIRRQIETRTGTVARVFDRVVEVLETLDYLQRDDSGTVLTEAGRTMRRIYGERDLLVAESLRQGLWKGLDAPSLAAMACCLVYEPRRDEANAGERDLPRGAFRSAYEKTTTLWAELDDLEKDHHLPGTEPLAAGLAAAMHSWARGGMLDRVLVDADMAAGDFVRWAKQTIDLLDQLSIVAEDGALARTARQALDSVRRGIVAYSSM, from the coding sequence ATGAGCTCGCCGTCCGAGCGTTACGCGGCAGCTCGCGAAGCCGCAGGCCACCCGGAGACCGTCGCGTTCGCCGCGCGGCAGAAGTTCGAGCTCGACCCCTTCCAGGTCGAGGGATGCCATGCGCTCGAAGAGGGGCAGAGCGTCCTCGTCGCCGCCCCGACAGGGGCCGGGAAGACGATCGTGGGCGAGTTCGCGATCCACCTCGCGATGCAGACGCCCCGAGACAAGGCGTTCTACACGACGCCGATGAAGGCGCTGTCGAACCAGAAGTTCCGCGAGCTGGTCGACGTGTACGGCGCGGATGACGTGGGCCTGCTCACCGGCGACACGAACATCAACGGCAACGCCCGGATCGTCGTGATGACGACCGAGGTCCTGCGCAACATGATCTACGCCGACTCCGCGGCGCTGCGCGATCTCCGCTACGTCGTCATGGACGAGGTGCACTATCTCGCCGACCGCTTCCGAGGCGCCGTCTGGGAAGAGGTGATCATCCACCTCCCGCAGCATGTGCGCCTGGTGTCACTGAGCGCCACCGTCTCGAACGCCGAGGAGTTCGGCGACTGGCTCGACACCGTGCGCGGCGGCACCGAGGTGATCGTCTCCGAGATCCGCCCTGTGCCTCTCGAGCAGCATGTGCTCGTGCGGGACGACCTGCTTCCGCTCTTCGACGACAGGGCGGGGATCGCCACGGCCCAGGTGAATCAGGAGCTGATGCGGATCCGCTCGTTCACCGGCTCCAACTACGACAACAACCGCTCCGCTCAGGAGTACCGCAGCAACCGACATGCGGGACGGCAGGCGCAGCGGCCACCGCGGGGAGGACGCCGTCCGGTGCGCTCGGCGAACGTCCGCCGGATCGAGCGGATGGATCGTCCGGACGTCGTGCGTCTGCTCGAGCAGGCGAATCTGCTGCCGGCGATCTTCTTCATCTTCAGCCGCGTGGGCTGCGATGCGGCGGTGCAGCAGGTGCGCAGGTCGGGCGTCCGGCTGACGACGACCGAGGAACGTGCCGAGATCAGGGCCCTCGTCGAGGACCGGACGCGGTCGCTGCAGGATGAGGACCTCGGAGTCCTGGGGTACTGGGAGTGGCTGGAGAACCTCGAGCGGGGCGTGGCTGCGCATCACGCAGGCATGCTGCCCGCGTTCAAGGAGGTCGTCGAGGACCTCTTCAAGCGCAAGCTCGTCAAAGTGGTGTTCGCGACCGAGACGCTCGCGCTCGGCATCAACATGCCCGCGCGTACGGTCGTGCTCGAGAAGATGGAGAAGTTCAACGGTGAAGCGCGCGTCGCGATCACCTCCGGCGAGTACACCCAACTCACCGGGCGTGCAGGACGCCGAGGGATCGACGTCGAAGGTCACGCCGTCGTGCAGTGGACAGAGGGGATGGATCCACAGGCCGTCGCCGCCCTGGCATCCCGCCGCACCTACCCGCTGAACTCGAGCTTCCGCCCGACCTACAACATGGCCGTGAACCTGATCGACCTGTTCGGCAAGCCGCGGGCCCGTCAGATCCTCGAATCGTCGTTCGCGCAGTTCCAGGCAGACCGAGCGGTTGTCGGTCTTGCACGCCAGGTGCGCGAAGCCGAGCAGTCTCTCGACGGCTACAAGGCCGCCATGGTCTGCGATCACGGCGACTTCCTCGACTACGCGTCGATCCGCCGTGAGCTCAGCGATCTCGAGAAGAAGAACCGCCAGGACTCGAACGCGCCGCGCGCGTCGCGGGACAAGCGCATGAAGCAGATCCAGAGCCTGCGCACGAGAATGCAGCGCCATGGCTGCCACCGCTGTCCGGACCGCGAGGCGCACGCGCGCTGGGCGGAGCGCTATTGGAAGCTGAAGCGACAGACCGACCGCATCCGCCGTCAGATCGAGACCAGGACCGGCACTGTCGCCCGCGTATTCGACCGCGTCGTCGAAGTGCTGGAGACTCTGGACTACCTGCAGCGCGACGACAGCGGTACCGTGCTCACGGAGGCCGGGCGGACCATGCGCCGGATCTACGGCGAGCGTGACCTGCTGGTCGCAGAATCGCTGCGTCAGGGCCTGTGGAAGGGGCTCGATGCCCCCTCTCTCGCGGCGATGGCCTGCTGCCTGGTCTATGAACCGCGGCGTGACGAGGCCAACGCGGGGGAGCGGGACCTTCCCCGAGGTGCATTCCGGTCTGCATACGAGAAGACCACGACGCTGTGGGCCGAACTCGACGACCTGGAGAAGGATCATCACCTGCCGGGGACGGAGCCGCTGGCTGCCGGCCTGGCCGCGGCCATGCACTCGTGGGCGCGCGGCGGGATGCTGGACCGCGTCCTCGTCGATGCCGATATGGCGGCGGGGGACTTCGTCCGCTGGGCCAAGCAGACGATCGACCTGCTCGACCAGCTCTCGATCGTCGCGGAAGACGGCGCGCTCGCGCGCACGGCCCGGCAGGCACTCGATTCCGTGCGCCGTGGCATCGTGGCGTACTCGTCGATGTGA
- a CDS encoding SPFH domain-containing protein — MDDASFIPAAIGWILVIAIIIFVVVTLARSIRIIPQATAGVVERLGRYHKTLTPGLNILVPFIDRLRPLIDMREQVVSFPPQPVITEDNLVVSIDTVVYFQVTDARAATYEIANYLGAVEQLTTTTLRNVVGGLNLEEALTSRDNINGQLRVVLDEATGKWGIRVGRVELKAIDPPISIQDSMEKQMRAERDRRAAILTAEGTKQSAILEAEGARQAEILRAEGDKQAAVLRAQGEAEAIQNVFTAIHQGEPDDKLLAYQYLQMLPKISEGQSNKLWIIPSELTEALKGIGSAFTPRPGQAPTNHPGA, encoded by the coding sequence TTGGACGACGCATCGTTCATCCCCGCCGCGATCGGCTGGATCCTGGTCATCGCGATCATCATCTTCGTGGTGGTCACGCTGGCCCGCTCGATCCGCATCATCCCTCAGGCGACCGCCGGGGTCGTCGAGCGTCTCGGGCGGTACCACAAGACCCTCACGCCGGGGCTCAACATCCTGGTGCCGTTCATCGACCGGCTCCGCCCGCTCATCGACATGCGCGAGCAGGTGGTCTCGTTCCCGCCGCAGCCCGTCATCACCGAGGACAACCTGGTGGTCTCGATCGACACCGTCGTCTACTTCCAGGTGACGGACGCACGTGCGGCGACCTACGAGATCGCGAACTACCTCGGCGCCGTCGAGCAGCTCACGACCACCACGCTGCGTAACGTCGTCGGTGGACTCAACCTCGAAGAGGCGCTGACGAGCCGCGACAACATCAACGGCCAGCTGCGCGTCGTGCTCGACGAGGCGACCGGCAAGTGGGGCATCCGCGTCGGACGTGTCGAGCTCAAGGCCATCGATCCGCCCATCTCCATCCAGGACTCGATGGAGAAGCAGATGCGCGCAGAGCGAGACCGTCGCGCCGCGATCCTCACCGCGGAGGGAACGAAGCAGTCCGCCATCCTCGAGGCCGAGGGTGCGCGTCAGGCCGAGATCCTCCGCGCTGAGGGTGACAAGCAGGCCGCCGTGCTGCGCGCTCAGGGTGAGGCCGAGGCGATCCAGAACGTCTTCACCGCGATCCATCAGGGCGAGCCTGACGACAAGCTCCTCGCTTACCAGTACCTGCAGATGCTGCCGAAGATCAGCGAGGGTCAGTCCAACAAGCTGTGGATCATCCCGAGCGAGCTGACCGAGGCGCTCAAGGGAATCGGCAGCGCCTTCACGCCGCGGCCGGGCCAGGCTCCGACGAATCACCCCGGCGCGTGA
- a CDS encoding RNA polymerase-binding protein RbpA, whose translation MADRSLRGIRLGAQSLQSEEGVVFMERRETTYTCDACGHVTNLMFAADAEPPQTWECRACGADARLNVDGQAVTLDASDEKAARTHWDMLLERRTRAELEELLEERLAFIRARRGAGEDPTREKIGA comes from the coding sequence ATGGCAGATCGCAGCCTACGCGGCATCCGACTCGGCGCCCAGAGCCTACAGAGCGAAGAGGGCGTCGTTTTCATGGAGCGCCGTGAAACCACCTACACCTGTGACGCCTGCGGCCATGTCACGAACCTGATGTTCGCGGCTGACGCCGAGCCGCCTCAGACCTGGGAATGCCGTGCCTGCGGAGCCGACGCCCGCCTGAACGTCGACGGCCAGGCCGTCACGCTCGACGCGAGCGACGAGAAGGCCGCGCGCACCCACTGGGACATGCTCCTGGAGCGCCGCACGCGCGCTGAGCTCGAAGAGCTCCTCGAGGAGCGTCTCGCCTTCATCCGCGCCCGCCGCGGCGCAGGCGAGGACCCCACCCGCGAGAAGATCGGCGCCTAG